Proteins co-encoded in one Oxyura jamaicensis isolate SHBP4307 breed ruddy duck chromosome 7, BPBGC_Ojam_1.0, whole genome shotgun sequence genomic window:
- the TTC21B gene encoding tetratricopeptide repeat protein 21B produces the protein MDAEGLRALLSYYCQEGYFHHLRAAAEEALGRLGGHPVFHFYRAYGALRTGDIQEGIRQLETIKNKQEVSLCAMMALIYAHKMSPNPDRDAILELDTKMKEQRKTAGQQALYFAGLFLWHLGREDKAREYVDRTIKVSNGDKEGLILKAWLDLTCGKETHIKKAVKYFDEALQEGNDVFALLGKAQYFEVRQNYSGALEIVNQIIAIFPNFIPAFIKKMKLQLALQDWEQTVETAHRLLQKDALNLEAIRMEALHFLCREGNIPQAAARLGDLVKALDKLEPRNSQLFYKMALAFSRTCGRNQLILQHTQTLVERAFDLTSDNAEFATELGYQMILQGKVKEALKWYKTAMTLDETSVSALTGIIRCQLIQEQLEDAEQQLEFLNEIQQSIGKSGELSFLRAVLAMKKHKRQEEVIALLNDVLDTHFSSLRGFPLGVEYFEKLNPDFLLEIIREYLNFCPAQHACHGQSPSSLLKHCASVLETVVKTVPGLQQAIFLIAKVKYLTGDIEAAHNNLHYCLEKNPSYADAHLLMAQVYLAQNNTKLCSQSLELCLSYNFEVREHPVYYLIKAQTQKKMGELSEAIKTLQMARNLPGMRKHTASSKTKAKRIEIDASDRVSVFLELVEAHCLNGELHEAAIVLQDAINEFSGTPEEVRVMISNADLAVAQGDVEQALTVLRNITPEQPYFVQAKIKMADTYLQYRRDKKLYAGCYRDLVEKLPSAHTLLLLGDAYMNIQEPDEAIEVYEQALKKNPKDPALASKIGKALTKTHNYSKAISYYEAALRSGQQNFLCYDLAELLMKLKQYEKAEIVLQQALDHEPVNELSSMMEDGRYQVLLAKIYSKMEKTDETIASLQRARELQARILKRAQIEQPDVVPAQKQLAAEICAEIAKHCTAQRNYEKAIKFYKEALVHCETDKKAMLELARLYLAQDDTDACQHQCALLLKNDQDNEAATMMMADLMFRKQDYEQAVFHFQQLLERKPDNYATLSRLIDLLRRAGKLEEVPRFLLMAEKHSSRTKLEPGFHYCKGLYLWYTGEPNDALRHFNKARKDNDWGQNAVYNMIEICLNPDNETVGGEVFENLDADISNSTEKQESVQLAVRTAENLLKELKPQTSQGHIQLRIMENYCLMATKQKSNVERALNTFTEIVVAEKDHIPALLGMATAYMILKQTPRARNQLKRIAKMNWNPIDAEEFEKSWLLLADIYIQSSKYDMAGELLKRCLRHNRSCCKAYEYMGYIMEKEQAYKDAAINYEMAWRYGNQTNPTIGYKLAFNYLKGKRYVDAITICHKVLEAHPNYPKIRKEILDKARSSLRT, from the exons GTGACATCCAAGAGGGTATTCGACAACTGGagaccattaaaaacaaacaggaagtGTCACTGTGTGCGATGATGGCTCTGATTTATGCCCACAAAATGAGCCCTAATCCAG aTCGTGATGCTATTCTAGAGTTGGATACAAAAATGAAGGAGCAACGTAAAACAGCAGGACAGCAGGCTCTGTACTTTGCTGGCTTATTTTTGTGGCATCTTGGTCGTGAGGACAAAGCCCGTGAATATGTTGATAGAACGATAAAAGTTTCTAATGGTGATAAAGAG gggTTGATTCTGAAAGCATGGCTTGATCTCACCTGTGGGAAAGAAACTCATATTAAAAAAGCTGTGAAGTACTTTGATGAAGCCCTTCAGGAAGGGAATGATGTTTTTGCTCTCCTTGGTAAA GCACAGTATTTTGAGGTCCGACAGAATTACTCAGGAGCTCTGGAAATCGTGAACCAGATAATTGCAATCTTTCCAAACTTCATTCCTGctttcataaagaaaatgaagctacAACTAGCCTTGCAGGACTGGGAACAGACAGTTGAAACTGCACATAG ATTATTGCAGAAGGATGCCCTCAATTTAGAAGCTATAAGAATGGAGGCCCTGCACTTTCTATGCAGGGAAGGAAATATACCCCAG GCTGCAGCTAGACTGGGTGACCTAGTTAAAGCCCTGGACAAGTTAGAACCACGTAATTCACAGCTCTTCTATAAAATGGCTTTAGCTTTCAGTAGAACA TGTGGCCGGAACCAACTTATCCTTCAACATACACAAACCTTAGTTGAAAGAGCATTTGATTTGACATCTGACAATGCAGAATTTGCTACTGAACTTGGCTACCAAATGATTCTACAAGGGAAAGTGAAAGAAGCTTTAAAATGGTACAAGACTGCTATGACCCTTGACGAAACAAGTGTTTCTGCACTAACTG GAATTATCCGTTGTCAGCTAATACAAGAGCAACTAGaagatgcagagcagcagctggagttcCTTAATGAAATTCAGCAGTCCATTGGGAAATCTGGG gaGCTATCTTTCTTGCGTGCGGTCCTAGCTATGAAAAAGCATAAGAGACAAGAAGAAGTTATTGCCTTACTGAATGATGTTCTGGATACTCACTTTTCATCGTTGCGTGGTTTTCCCCTTGGTGTGGagtattttgaaaaactaaACCCTGACTTCTTGCTAGAAATCATTAGGGAGTATCTTAATTTTTGCCCAGCTCAG CATGCATGTCACGGGCAGTCTCCTTCATCACTTCTCAAGCACTGTGCTTCTGTTCTGGAGACTGTGGTAAAAACTGTGCCAGGTCTTCaacaagctatttttttaattgcgAAGGTGAAATACTTAACAG GGGATATTGAAGCAGCCCATAACAATCTACATTACTGTCTTGAAAAGAATCCTTCTTATGCAGATGCACACTTACTCATGGCCCAGGTATATTTGGCTCAAAACAATACTAAACTGTGTTCTCAATCCTTGGAACTCTGTCTGAGCTACAATTTTGAG gtgAGAGAACATCCTGTTTATTACTTAATTAAGGCCCAAACCCAAAAGAAGATGGGTGAATTATCAGAAGCTATTAAGACCTTACAGATGGCAAGGAATTTGCCTGGAATGAGAAAACATACAGCTTCCTCTAAGaccaaagcaaaaagaattGAAATTGATGCGAGTGATCGTGTGTCTGTCTTCCTAGAATTAGTAGAAGCACATTGTTTGAATGGAGAACTG CATGAAGCTGCTATAGTACTGCAAGATGCCATTAATGAATTTTCTGGAACTCCTGAGGAAGTGAGAGTCATGATTTCAAATGCGGATTTGGCAGTTGCTCAAGGAGATGTTGAACAAGCCTTGACTGTGCTCCGAAATATCACACCTGAACAGCCTTACTTTGTGCAAGCTAAGATAAAAATGGCAGACACTTATCTTCAGTACAGGAGAGATAAGAAGTTATATGCTGGCTGCTATAG AGACCTAGTAGAAAAACTTCCAAGTGCCCATACTCTACTTCTTCTTGGTGATGCATACATGAATATTCAAGAG CCTGATGAAGCCATAGAAGTCTATGAGCAGGCCttgaagaaaaatccaaaagatCCAGCTTTAGCAAGCAAAATTGGAAAAGCCTTAACCAAAACTCATAACTATTCAAAG GCAATCAGTTACTATGAGGCTGCCTTGAGAAGTGGTCAACAGAATTTCCTTTGCTATGATTTGGCTGAGCTTCTAATGAAGCTGAAGCAGtatgaaaaggcagaaatagtACTTCAGCAAGCTTTAGATCATGAGCCTG TTAATGAATTGTCTTCTATGATGGAAGACGGACGTTACCAGGTCCTTCTGGCAAAAATTTACAGCAAAATGGAGAAGACTGATGAAACAATAGCTTCATTACAACGG GCTCGGGAATTGCAAGCCAGAATACTTAAACGTGCTCAGATAGAACAACCAGATGTGGTTCCTGCACAGAAACAGTTAGCAGCTGAAATTTGTGCTGAGATTGCAAAGCACTGTACAGCCCAGCGAAACTatgaaaaagcaattaaattttaCAAAGAAGCACTTGTTCACTGTGAAACTGATAAAAAG GCAATGTTGGAACTTGCACGTTTGTATCTTGCACAAGATGATACTGATGCCTGTCAACATCAGTGTGCATTGTTGCTGAAGAATGACCAAGATAATGAAGCAGCAACGATG ATGATGGCTGACCTCATGTTCAGGAAGCAAGACTATGAACAAGCTGTCTTTCATTTCCAGCAGCTCCTAGAACGCAAGCCAG ataACTATGCAACCCTCTCACGATTAATTGATCTGTTAAGAAGAGCTGGGAAGCTAGAAGAAGTCCCAAGATTTCTTTTAATGGCTGAAAAACATTCTTCCAGAACAAAGCTTGAACCAGGCTTTCACTACTGCAAAGGACTCTATCTTTG GTATACAGGTGAACCAAATGATGCACTCCGGCACTTTAATAAAGCTCGAAAGGACAATGACTGGGGACAGAATGCTGTCTATAACATGATTGAAATTTGTTTGAACCCAGACAATGAAACTGTAGGTGGTGAAGTCTTTGAAAATCTAGATGCTGACATAAG CAATTCAACAGAGAAGCAGGAGTCTGTGCAGTTGGCTGtaagaacagcagaaaatctTCTGAAGGAACTGAAGCCTCAGACCAGTCAGGGTCACATTCAGCTGCGAATCATGGAAAATTATTGTCTCATggcaaccaaacaaaaatcaaatgttgAACGAGCACTGAACACTTTTACTGAAATAGTAGTGGCTGAG aaagatcATATACCAGCACTTCTGGGAATGGCCACAGCCTACATGATCTTGAAACAGACTCCACGAGCCAGAAATCAGTTAAAACGGATTGCAAAAATGAACTGGAATCCCATTGATGCAGAGGAGTTTGAAAAGAGTTGGCTTCTGCttgcagatatatatattcagtCTTCAAAATATGATATGGCAGGTGAATTACTAAAACGATGCCTTCGTCATAACAGG tCCTGTTGCAAGGCTTATGAATACATGGGATACATAATGGAAAAGGAACAAGCATATAAAGATGCAGCAATAAATTATGAGATGGCCTGGAGATATGGAAACCAAACAAATCCAACAATAG GCTATAAGCTGGCTTTCAATTACCTGAAAGGCAAGAGATACGTTGATGCAATCACTATTTGTCATAAG GTGCTTGAAGCACATCCAAACTATCCGAAGATCAGAAAGGAAATACTTGACAAGGCCCGATCATCGTTAAGAacatga